A window from Culex pipiens pallens isolate TS chromosome 3, TS_CPP_V2, whole genome shotgun sequence encodes these proteins:
- the LOC120427629 gene encoding general odorant-binding protein 67-like has product MFHPWIIALSFLVSYISAHSAKPDPTCFMLKTTKRSDDCCPTPDVVDEAVVEKCIAQLVKSANTTGNAEEIYKCITDCTAKELGLVKNNAVDKDAFKQLLVKTLGKEADFKPVVEKAFEDCHQKMSKIPEHELLKPATCGFAPYYLMNCVESEIFKNCPASKWTDSADCSELKGKINNGCPFMAIVKDEAK; this is encoded by the exons ATTTCAGCTCATAGTGCTAAACCGGACCCAACGTGCTTTATGCTGAAAACTACCAAGCGCTCTGATGATTGCTGCCCTACTCCGGATGTGGTCGATGAAGCAGttgttgaaaaatgtattgCGCAACTGGTGAAATCAGCGAACACAACTGGAAATGCGGAAGAAATTTATAAG TGCATTACGGACTGCACGGCCAAAGAGTTGGGTCTGGTAAAAAACAATGCAGTTGACAAAGATGCCTTCAAGCAGCTGCTGGTCAAGACTCTTGGCAAAGAAGCTGATTTCAAGCCCGTCGTCGAGAAAGCGTTTGAAGATTGCCATCagaaaatgtctaaaattccTGAACACGAGTTGCTCAAACCGGCGACGTGTGGTTTTGCACCGTATTATCTGATGAACTGTGTAGAGTCTGAGATTTTCAAG AACTGTCCAGCCTCCAAGTGGACCGACAGTGCCGATTGTTCTGAGCTGAAAGGGAAAATAAACAATGGATGTCCCTTCATGGCTATTGTTAAGGATGAAGCAAAGTAA